One window of Treponema denticola genomic DNA carries:
- a CDS encoding class I SAM-dependent methyltransferase: protein MSTKNLLDGVEDTLYIPLAARIYASEKFPKFFYDEKALSLKQYIPTDNIENNTTEYFYMASVCRQQTIDKKIKKFLEENIQSNVVFLGAGLETAYNRINNIKSNFYQIDLPNVIDTRKKVLGNADNEKLLSGDMFTLDWVKEIDTSLPTMIVVSGVYQYFDEGKIVEMIKKMKSLILKGELVFDATNSTGLKLANKYVQKTGNVNAKMYFSVDNPKEFANITNTKLIKVDGFFDGALKHCDGLKFLTRIYMYFADKLHRTLVVHLKFN from the coding sequence ATGAGTACAAAAAATTTACTTGATGGTGTAGAAGATACATTATATATCCCGCTTGCAGCAAGAATATATGCATCCGAGAAATTCCCTAAATTTTTCTATGATGAAAAAGCATTGTCATTAAAACAATATATACCGACGGATAACATAGAAAATAATACTACCGAATATTTTTATATGGCCAGTGTATGCAGACAACAAACAATCGATAAAAAGATAAAAAAATTTCTTGAAGAAAATATTCAAAGCAATGTAGTGTTTTTAGGAGCCGGTTTAGAAACCGCTTACAATCGTATCAATAATATTAAATCTAACTTTTATCAAATAGATTTGCCTAACGTTATAGATACCAGAAAAAAAGTATTAGGAAATGCAGATAATGAAAAGCTGCTCTCAGGGGATATGTTTACTCTTGATTGGGTAAAAGAAATAGATACTTCATTGCCGACTATGATTGTTGTTTCGGGAGTATATCAGTACTTCGATGAAGGTAAAATTGTAGAGATGATTAAAAAAATGAAGTCTTTAATTCTTAAAGGAGAATTGGTATTTGACGCAACAAATTCTACCGGATTAAAATTAGCTAATAAATATGTTCAAAAGACCGGTAATGTCAATGCTAAGATGTATTTTAGTGTCGATAACCCAAAGGAATTTGCAAATATTACTAATACAAAACTTATAAAAGTCGATGGATTTTTTGATGGAGCATTAAAACATTGTGATGGATTAAAATTCCTAACTCGAATATATATGTATTTCGCCGATAAATTGCACAGAACATTGGTTGTTCACTTAAAATTCAATTAG
- a CDS encoding leucyl aminopeptidase — protein sequence MKFNIAKKGGVAAQLVFEEKIEGGYLNHLKEKELFSGKAEEVYYTLDSNLKAQLFIGLGKEEKIDLEVLRKTFFKAASELLKNKVEEVELNIPKLNNLCNYKMAEAIAEGMLHATYKYDKFKSDRKEQTEITVNYNSEKGKEDRAEKGVNEAVKLMEAVFLTRDLVNQPANVIYPETLAKIAKEKLEAKGVKVTVHGKKEIEALKMEAFLNVARASTKEPKLIVMEYYNNPGSNEKIALVGKGLTYDSGGYAIKPATSMVDMFTDMGGSGTVIGAMHALADLKAKVNVVAVVASCENMISGDGYRNGDIIGSMSGKTIEIINTDAEGRLTLADAVYYATNNLGATKLIDLATLTGACVSALGEQVSGAVTNNDEFFSELVKANERAGEIVWRMPTIEYYKKMNESKVADLKNSGGKLGGMMTAGLFVGSFLAKEDIPWIHIDIAGTAYITEKFGYLKENATGTLVKSLYYMLSKEA from the coding sequence ATGAAATTTAATATTGCAAAAAAAGGCGGTGTAGCTGCCCAGTTGGTTTTTGAGGAGAAAATTGAAGGCGGCTATCTTAATCATTTGAAGGAAAAAGAATTGTTTTCCGGAAAGGCGGAAGAGGTTTATTATACTCTCGACTCCAATCTTAAAGCCCAGCTTTTTATCGGTTTAGGTAAAGAAGAAAAAATTGACTTGGAAGTTTTAAGAAAAACTTTTTTTAAGGCAGCAAGTGAGCTTTTAAAGAATAAGGTAGAAGAAGTCGAGCTCAACATCCCTAAACTTAACAATCTATGTAATTATAAGATGGCTGAGGCTATTGCAGAAGGTATGCTCCATGCCACCTACAAATATGATAAGTTTAAAAGCGATCGTAAAGAACAAACCGAAATTACGGTCAATTATAACTCCGAAAAGGGCAAGGAAGACAGAGCCGAAAAAGGTGTAAACGAAGCCGTCAAGCTCATGGAAGCGGTTTTTTTAACCAGAGATTTGGTAAATCAGCCGGCAAATGTAATCTATCCTGAAACCTTGGCTAAAATTGCCAAAGAAAAACTTGAAGCAAAGGGCGTCAAGGTTACAGTCCACGGCAAAAAAGAAATTGAAGCTCTCAAAATGGAAGCCTTCCTCAATGTAGCCAGAGCAAGCACCAAGGAGCCTAAACTCATCGTTATGGAATACTATAATAATCCCGGCTCCAATGAAAAGATCGCTCTTGTCGGTAAGGGCTTAACCTATGACAGCGGCGGATACGCCATTAAACCTGCTACAAGCATGGTTGATATGTTTACGGATATGGGAGGCTCAGGTACGGTCATCGGAGCAATGCATGCTCTGGCCGACCTCAAAGCAAAGGTAAACGTTGTCGCTGTTGTTGCTTCTTGCGAAAATATGATTTCGGGAGACGGCTACAGAAACGGCGATATTATCGGTTCAATGAGCGGTAAAACTATCGAAATTATTAACACTGATGCCGAGGGTAGATTAACATTAGCCGATGCCGTTTATTATGCTACCAATAATTTGGGAGCTACCAAGCTGATTGACCTTGCAACCCTCACCGGCGCTTGTGTGTCAGCTCTTGGAGAACAGGTCAGCGGTGCAGTTACAAACAATGATGAGTTCTTTTCAGAACTTGTTAAGGCAAATGAAAGAGCAGGTGAAATTGTCTGGAGAATGCCTACTATCGAGTATTATAAAAAAATGAACGAATCGAAAGTTGCAGATCTAAAAAATTCGGGTGGAAAGTTAGGCGGAATGATGACGGCCGGTCTATTCGTCGGTTCCTTCCTTGCAAAAGAAGATATCCCTTGGATTCACATTGATATAGCCGGAACTGCCTACATTACCGAAAAATTCGGCTACCTAAAAGAAAACGCCACAGGAACCCTTGTAAAGAGTCTTTACTATATGCTAAGCAAAGAAGCTTAA
- a CDS encoding Bor/Iss family lipoprotein — translation MKKNSFLRITALLLVLVMVSMSLSSCMTNRHTIGKGSQTGVVEKSRQWYALWGLVKLGDSDTNKMVGDTTDYKIETYYGGVDWLINFFLGVFSIQSRTIKVTK, via the coding sequence ATGAAAAAGAATTCTTTTTTAAGAATTACGGCACTGCTGTTGGTTTTGGTAATGGTTAGTATGTCATTGTCCAGCTGTATGACTAATCGTCATACTATTGGAAAGGGTTCACAGACAGGAGTAGTTGAAAAAAGCAGACAATGGTATGCCTTATGGGGCTTGGTAAAGCTAGGAGATAGCGACACCAATAAAATGGTTGGAGACACTACTGACTATAAAATTGAAACATATTATGGCGGCGTCGATTGGCTTATAAACTTTTTCTTGGGAGTTTTTAGTATCCAAAGCCGCACTATAAAAGTTACTAAATAA
- a CDS encoding ATP-binding protein — MYRKISKDLEKWKNSKYRKPLILQGARQVGKTYSILEFGRKNYENVAYFNFEMNPKLNETFKETLSPDYLLPILSNIAGKSIVKEKTLIVFDEIQLCEEALTALKYFYEEAPEYHILVAGSLLGVAVSRKKFSFPVGKVDMKTLYPMDMEEFLLAVGEEILVKEIKKSFDTNTPLSAALHDKAMILYRKYLIVGGMPECVKLFIETENYILVRHIQDTILASYLNDMSKYNNLNEIKKTRLAYDNITVQLSKKNTRFQYKMIKRGGRAAEFENAIEWLSLSGIVSLVYKVTRIKKPLENYRDIDSFKVYVSDLGLLLAKKDLSANDVLYMNDDLNDFKGGMTENYVQVQLAINGYRTYYWESEREAEIDFIIKRKDKIIPIEVKSADNTRAKSLKVYMETYEPEYAVKLSSKNFGFENKKKIVPLYAAFCI; from the coding sequence ATGTACAGAAAAATCAGCAAGGATTTGGAAAAATGGAAGAACAGCAAATATCGTAAACCACTCATATTGCAAGGAGCAAGACAGGTTGGCAAAACCTATTCTATCTTAGAGTTCGGCAGAAAAAATTATGAAAATGTAGCCTATTTCAATTTTGAGATGAATCCTAAGCTAAATGAAACCTTTAAAGAAACCTTAAGCCCCGATTACCTGCTTCCTATACTTTCCAATATTGCGGGTAAGTCCATTGTAAAAGAAAAAACATTGATTGTATTTGATGAAATTCAGCTTTGTGAAGAAGCCTTAACCGCACTAAAATACTTTTATGAAGAAGCACCTGAGTATCATATTCTGGTTGCCGGAAGTCTTCTCGGCGTTGCCGTGAGCAGAAAAAAATTTTCTTTTCCGGTTGGTAAGGTTGATATGAAAACGCTCTATCCTATGGACATGGAAGAGTTCCTCCTTGCTGTGGGCGAAGAAATTCTTGTAAAAGAAATAAAAAAAAGCTTTGATACAAATACCCCTCTCTCCGCTGCCTTGCACGATAAGGCAATGATTCTTTATAGAAAATACCTCATCGTGGGGGGAATGCCCGAATGTGTAAAACTTTTTATTGAAACGGAAAATTATATCCTTGTCCGCCACATTCAAGATACTATACTGGCAAGCTATCTAAATGATATGAGTAAGTATAATAACTTAAATGAAATAAAAAAAACCAGACTTGCCTATGATAACATAACCGTTCAGTTGTCAAAAAAAAATACACGCTTTCAATATAAAATGATTAAAAGAGGAGGAAGGGCAGCAGAATTTGAAAATGCAATCGAATGGCTGTCTCTTTCAGGTATTGTATCTCTTGTTTATAAGGTAACCCGGATTAAAAAGCCGCTTGAAAACTATCGCGATATAGATTCGTTTAAAGTTTATGTATCTGATTTGGGTCTACTGCTTGCAAAAAAAGATTTGTCGGCAAATGATGTGCTTTATATGAATGATGACTTAAATGATTTTAAAGGCGGTATGACGGAAAACTATGTACAGGTTCAGCTTGCTATAAACGGTTATCGAACTTATTATTGGGAATCCGAGCGGGAAGCGGAAATAGACTTTATCATAAAACGAAAAGATAAGATTATTCCTATTGAGGTAAAATCGGCAGATAATACCAGAGCAAAGAGCCTAAAGGTTTATATGGAAACATATGAACCGGAATATGCCGTAAAACTTTCTTCAAAAAATTTCGGCTTTGAAAATAAAAAAAAGATTGTTCCTCTCTATGCCGCTTTTTGTATTTGA
- the sppA gene encoding signal peptide peptidase SppA has product MQENQEQKKRPGCFMAFFRGINILRLIIINIIFFFFFFSFLGVMGSIPSNTKTVERVPNEAVLMINPSGILTEKESDIFSAGIPAIGKKSAVLVSDLVKAIKNAAFDRRITSLYLDFSELGGLSSGHLSELGDALKVFKNSGKKIYAYAVGYSIPSYFLASYADRIGIDPLGEVSFAGFASRPVFFKGLEEKFGIKWNVIQAGTYKGMAETYSRDNLSQNVRTNLKSMFDDLWNKYTSDIAANRNMPPEKIRAFAENNNALIKKYEGNGAKAALEEGFVTDIASVDEFAANIGFADSKTFSVNVNTIDYTSYNANFAETPSQNSIGVIHLNGAISSSGTGRIDDSAVSYKIVELFDIAQDDPTVKAIVVRVNSGGGEVFASEEIRRAIDRAKASGLPVVVSMGSVAASGAYWISSSADYIFASPYTITGSIGVLATAPSFKEAVKKYLGITSDLVYSGQKPSYSVLEEPSLEEKEVRQLEVMHIYKTFIETVARGRNLPEKTVEELAGGRVYSGEQALNLKLVDALGSLDEAVKYAAELANISGQYSVKEIKKPLPFTEALIKSILEDLDASIFSQMNFADIKAFTDFLNLKSKKGIYVYSPEYLIWEN; this is encoded by the coding sequence ATGCAGGAAAACCAAGAACAAAAAAAGCGGCCTGGTTGTTTTATGGCGTTTTTTCGTGGAATAAACATTTTGCGTTTGATAATAATAAACATCATTTTCTTCTTTTTCTTTTTTTCATTTTTAGGGGTTATGGGCAGCATACCCTCTAACACAAAAACAGTAGAGCGCGTACCGAATGAGGCCGTCCTAATGATAAATCCTTCCGGAATTCTTACAGAAAAGGAATCGGATATTTTTTCGGCCGGCATTCCCGCAATCGGGAAAAAATCGGCGGTACTAGTTTCTGACCTTGTAAAAGCTATAAAAAATGCGGCCTTCGATAGACGGATAACAAGCCTTTATTTGGACTTTTCAGAATTGGGAGGCCTCTCATCGGGACACTTAAGTGAACTGGGAGACGCTTTAAAAGTCTTTAAAAATTCCGGTAAGAAAATATATGCCTATGCTGTAGGCTATTCCATTCCTTCTTACTTTTTGGCTTCTTATGCAGACCGAATAGGAATTGATCCGCTGGGAGAAGTTTCCTTTGCAGGCTTTGCTTCCCGTCCGGTTTTTTTTAAAGGCTTGGAAGAAAAATTCGGAATCAAGTGGAATGTGATACAGGCCGGAACCTACAAGGGCATGGCAGAAACTTATTCGCGGGATAACCTTTCGCAAAATGTAAGAACAAACTTAAAATCCATGTTCGATGATTTATGGAATAAGTATACTTCGGACATTGCAGCAAACAGAAATATGCCGCCCGAAAAAATTAGGGCTTTCGCCGAAAACAATAATGCTCTTATAAAAAAATATGAAGGAAACGGAGCAAAGGCCGCTTTAGAAGAAGGCTTTGTTACCGATATTGCCTCAGTCGATGAGTTTGCTGCAAACATAGGCTTTGCCGATAGTAAAACATTTTCGGTAAATGTAAACACAATAGACTATACTTCGTATAATGCAAACTTTGCAGAAACGCCCTCTCAAAATTCAATAGGCGTCATTCATCTGAACGGAGCGATTTCTTCCAGCGGTACAGGGCGTATAGATGACTCTGCCGTAAGTTACAAGATTGTAGAACTTTTTGATATTGCCCAAGATGACCCGACTGTAAAAGCTATCGTTGTAAGAGTAAATTCAGGCGGAGGAGAGGTCTTTGCTTCCGAAGAAATAAGGCGGGCTATAGATAGAGCTAAAGCCTCAGGTTTACCTGTTGTAGTTTCCATGGGGTCTGTTGCCGCCTCGGGAGCTTATTGGATTTCTTCTTCTGCAGATTATATTTTTGCAAGCCCCTACACAATTACCGGCTCAATCGGTGTATTGGCTACAGCTCCATCCTTTAAGGAAGCCGTAAAAAAATATCTGGGTATAACAAGCGATTTGGTTTATTCGGGACAAAAGCCTTCATATTCCGTTTTAGAAGAACCTTCGTTAGAAGAAAAAGAGGTAAGGCAGCTGGAAGTTATGCACATATATAAGACATTTATCGAAACCGTCGCAAGGGGAAGAAATCTTCCTGAAAAAACCGTTGAAGAATTAGCCGGCGGCCGTGTCTATTCAGGTGAACAAGCCTTAAATTTAAAATTGGTTGATGCTTTGGGTTCTTTGGACGAGGCAGTAAAATATGCTGCAGAGCTTGCAAACATAAGCGGACAATATTCCGTAAAGGAAATAAAAAAGCCCCTGCCTTTTACGGAAGCCTTGATAAAAAGCATTTTAGAAGATCTTGATGCTTCGATATTTTCGCAGATGAACTTTGCAGATATCAAAGCCTTCACTGACTTTTTAAATTTAAAATCAAAAAAAGGCATCTATGTTTACAGCCCTGAATACCTTATTTGGGAAAACTAA
- the ychF gene encoding redox-regulated ATPase YchF, translating to MAINCGIVGLPNVGKSTIFSALTSAPAEAANYPFCTINPNVGIVSLPDARLKKLAEHFNPKKVIPATVEFVDIAGLVKGASKGEGLGNQFLSHIREVGVIAHVVRCFDNDDIVHVSGKIDPSSDIETINIELALADLASLDKRAERAEKASRMGKEAQKEAAVVMRAIEKIRPLLQEGKGARLADLTDDERDAIYDTHLITMKPQMYVCNVDETGAQDNNPYIAAVKKIAESEGADTVVICGKFEAELADLESEEERLSFLAEVGLAESGLSQLARAAYHLIGLRTFFTAGEDECRAWTIHAGDTAPKAAGVIHTDFEKGFIKAEVYSFDDFVKYGSEQKIKEAGRYRQEGKAYIVNDGDVMFFKFNV from the coding sequence ATGGCTATAAATTGCGGAATTGTGGGTTTACCCAATGTAGGAAAATCGACTATATTTTCGGCTCTTACAAGTGCACCGGCTGAGGCTGCTAATTATCCGTTTTGTACAATAAACCCCAATGTAGGAATTGTAAGTTTACCCGATGCCCGTTTAAAAAAATTGGCTGAACATTTTAATCCAAAAAAGGTAATTCCTGCAACCGTAGAATTTGTGGATATTGCAGGTCTTGTAAAGGGAGCTTCAAAGGGAGAGGGCTTAGGGAATCAGTTTTTATCCCATATAAGAGAAGTAGGCGTTATTGCCCATGTTGTACGCTGTTTTGATAATGATGATATAGTCCATGTTTCAGGGAAAATAGATCCGTCTTCCGATATTGAAACGATAAATATCGAGCTCGCTCTTGCCGATCTTGCAAGTTTGGATAAAAGAGCCGAGCGTGCCGAAAAGGCGAGCCGCATGGGCAAGGAAGCTCAAAAAGAAGCCGCTGTCGTAATGCGGGCTATCGAAAAAATTCGTCCTCTTTTGCAAGAAGGAAAAGGCGCCCGCCTTGCAGATTTGACCGATGATGAAAGAGATGCAATCTACGATACCCATCTAATTACAATGAAGCCTCAAATGTATGTTTGCAATGTAGATGAAACAGGTGCTCAAGACAACAATCCCTATATAGCGGCGGTTAAAAAGATTGCAGAATCCGAGGGGGCAGATACCGTTGTAATTTGCGGAAAGTTTGAAGCCGAATTAGCAGACCTTGAAAGTGAAGAAGAACGCCTAAGTTTTTTAGCTGAGGTAGGCTTGGCAGAATCGGGTCTTTCACAGCTTGCAAGGGCTGCCTATCACTTAATTGGGCTTAGAACTTTTTTTACGGCCGGAGAAGATGAGTGCAGGGCATGGACAATTCATGCCGGGGATACGGCTCCAAAGGCAGCCGGAGTTATACATACCGACTTTGAAAAGGGATTTATAAAGGCTGAAGTATACAGCTTTGATGACTTTGTAAAATACGGAAGTGAACAAAAGATAAAAGAAGCTGGGCGTTACCGTCAAGAAGGAAAAGCTTATATAGTAAATGACGGAGATGTTATGTTCTTTAAATTTAATGTTTAA